In Legionella cincinnatiensis, the DNA window CACATAACCAATACCAGGTTCTCCTGCAATAGGCGCGCCAAGGGATTGTAAAGTCACAATATCTCTATAAAGAGTACGCAGGCTAATACCTAATTCTTCCGCCAGACTCTTGCCACTAACCGACAGTCGATGACGTCGTAATATTTGAATTAAATCGAATAGGCGTTCCGTTCGTGACATTATTGTGCTACATACTACTGCTAAATTATGGCAGTAGTATAACATAAGAACTCATTTTAATTTTTTGGTAAACCATAAAATAAGATCATCATCTAAAGGGTAAACTTCTCCTGGCACAGTTTGTTTATAACCATAAGTAACCCCTAACCCATCAGGATAATAGCCGCGTTTCACATAAAGTTGCTGTGCCTGCCCGTATCCTCCATCAAAACCAGCATATAAACCAACTCCAAGACCTACAACATCATGGTAAAGGGCCGCCTTTTCTTCAGCTACTTTTAGTAAAGCGCTACCTACCCCTTGTTTCCGAAAAGAAGGCAACACATTTAAATCCATAATTTCAGGAATTTTTTGATGAGCAAACGGTTCATAGTGAGACATCCATTTTAGAGTCACATAACCCGCAATCTGATCTTGAAAATAAGCTAACCATATTACTCGCTCAGAGTGCTGCTGTTCTTGATAATAAGTTTCAAACAGTGAAGCAGGTTTTTGCCAATTTGCTTTCTGAAACGCATCAACAAGAATGGGAATATCGATTAACTCCAATGATTTAATGACCATTTCGTGCTGATTTGTTATCAAATGTTGCAGCTCTTTTATCATATATACCATATTCCACTCATATCCTTTGGGTTTTAAATCAAAAAGAGCGTTAAAGCCAACTGATTGGTAGAATTGATAAGTTTTCAAGTAGTTTTCTTCTGATTCAGAGGGACTTAATGTTTCCACCGTTATGGTCATAGCGCCTTGCATTTTAGCAAAATGACAGGCTGCATCAATTAAGTACCTTCCTATGCCTTGGCGATGGAAATCTCGTCTCACAGCCATCCAATAAATATTGGCATTATTAGAGTAAGGAAAATCAATCGAAATAAGGCCTATAAAATCATCCTTTTTTTTCGCTGCAAAATTAACCCGTGTTTCCACTCCTATTGCATAATGCTCGTTAGCTTCAGGCAAACCAAAGTATTCTGGCAAATTCTTTGTAATTGTCTGACACAAGGTTTGAGCCAATTCCCCTGTTATTTTTTCGATTTGAATC includes these proteins:
- a CDS encoding GNAT family N-acetyltransferase, producing MIKELQHLITNQHEMVIKSLELIDIPILVDAFQKANWQKPASLFETYYQEQQHSERVIWLAYFQDQIAGYVTLKWMSHYEPFAHQKIPEIMDLNVLPSFRKQGVGSALLKVAEEKAALYHDVVGLGVGLYAGFDGGYGQAQQLYVKRGYYPDGLGVTYGYKQTVPGEVYPLDDDLILWFTKKLK